From Anopheles arabiensis isolate DONGOLA chromosome 3, AaraD3, whole genome shotgun sequence, a single genomic window includes:
- the LOC120903633 gene encoding uncharacterized protein LOC120903633 isoform X3, with the protein MACHANLSCVCTYITTKFATIMDFKQNGSPTASAAASSSQQQQPLVGGVLYGSDARNGSSNVRLQSLKQNQLTGPNPSSTAGPPLRRRCRSESLPMAPLLYGSADQQQSRSKKSTLQGHGHHPAHLSSQHRQKFAPGHDHHPAGGPGGLYIESFALQQQPHPGNRKVPLPLATHELLPTIATSASNAIGSNGQQQQAKENVAQNHLYGAGVNAKDVYMSELDGLRKDRRNGGYYVPNELQLESRFARNLEANFATRATILERSSGRKLRARSESEPQEFMYHSAHRNSAGGGSSLLAGQRTAGHHHHHHLHHLRHSRDNTLKRTRDTISPTLEADESYAMLTGEEDTALGSEASLSSSAVITCVPVHCPKDSPPSKMVNAADEMDVSGDHVLSSSRTVAGHQQRVKPAKILTGTATGQSRTAKVTVRANRVGINRLKPKLASTLTSTGVVGTSVPGETKRKSASPQPQAKGTAGSSIIGVVHNTGSSSPTPSGVSVGTSGGESVHTQDLDAETIDQSDAGDDDDLDDECNGEDDDLDDEIAISGDEVLDDSLTDSEDNYRSYLAAAYQKPKSHSGSPSPSLGNRAPAVTSIGSVVGGYAPAGPLAPSLFPYVPPYLTFATHEEKGPPMPPAIHKVLKWKLTLITPIVVRKVLLNSGFRLLKKTNDWIGIWGRHMKSTLFKTLRPYQKFNHLPGSFQIGRKDRVWRNLQTQMNRHGKKEFGFMPRTYIIPQDLKMLRQMWPRYNQRNCKWIIKPPASARGTGIKVVNRWSQIPKRKPLIVQRYIERPLLINGSKFDLRLYVLVTSMNPLRVYMHTDGLARFASVKYSEKSETLSDRYMHLTNYSINKLSNNYAQNEDADACQGHKWTIKSLWSYFAEQGINVDRLWGALRNLVLRTVLAGEGSIHAMSKVNVGSKYNCYELFGIDVLLDSELVPWLLEVNISPSLHSASSLDLCVKGPLVKALLNTVMYQVPPRIPMAEQKEILKEQGLEGPLCFDKRIYTTGLSKTERLKHTQFIQKDMAREDYLNTILEELTPDDVRCLLLTEDELARSAPLERILPAPNSYRYIGFTENPRYYNRLLDAWEHRYGHNRSEGIALLQSLCERKVHLQVPPSTLKKDCNNKPQTDSTNSENGSQDSGIHTEQTSLSELPSQESSSMYQSQESIDQLPEDTPRRKPIPTAAVTTTTPNGTAEPPATATDEPPSSLVVTAQPIVIRAIYPPGSNNLLSTQTIEVPVAVLAPAAEPTGASRDPAPTIEGDNGDDGIRLGDKIKQILDDALLLKQQECGGDTENTIIVQE; encoded by the exons ATGGCTTGTCACGCGAATCTGTCCTGCGTTTGCACCTAC ATAACAACTAAATTTGCCACCATAATGGACTTCAAACAGAACGGGTCGCCAacggcatcagcagcagcaagttcctcccaacagcaacaaccgcTCGTCGGTGGCGTTCTGTACGGTAGCGATGCGCGCAACGGAAGCTCCAACGTGCGTTTGCAATCCCTAAAGCAAAACCAGCTCACGGGGCCGAACCCTTCCTCGACCGCCGGTCCACCGCTGCGCCGAAGATGTCGCAGCGAAAGTCTTCCAATGGCACCGCTCCTGTACGGCTCGGCGGACCAGCAGCAAAGCCGCTCGAAAAAGAGCACCCTCCAAGGTCACGGCCACCATCCTGCGCATCTCAGTAGCCAACATAGGCAAAAGTTCGCCCCAGGGCACGATCATCATCCTGCCGGCGGACCGGGCGGCCTGTACATCGAATCGTTCGccctgcagcagcaaccacaccCGGGCAACCGGAAAGTTCCACTGCCACTAGCGACCCACGAACTGCTGCCCACGATCGCAACGAGCGCTTCCAATGCCATCGGCAgcaacgggcagcagcagcaggcgaagGAAAACGTCGCACAAAACCATCTGTACGGGGCGGGCGTGAACGCGAAGGATGTGTACATGAGCGAGCTGGACGGGCTGCGGAAGGATCGGCGCAACGGGGGCTACTACGTGCCAAACGAGCTGCAGCTCGAGTCGCGCTTCGCGCGCAACCTCGAGGCCAACTTTGCCACGCGCGCCACCATACTGGAGCGCAGCAGCGGGCGGAAGCTGCGCGCCCGGAGCGAATCGGAACCGCAGGAGTTTATGTACCACAGTGCCCACAGGAACAGtgccggcggcggcagcagtttGCTCGCGGGCCAGCGCACGGccggccaccaccatcaccatcaccttcATCACCTTCGACACAGTAGAGAT aACACACTGAAACGAACGCGTGACACCATCTCGCCGACACTCGAAGCGGACGAATCGTACGCCATGCTAACAGGCGAGGAGGACACGGCCCTCGGTAGCGAAGCGTCTTTATCGTCCTCAGCAGTCATCACGTGCGTACCGGTGCACTGTCCGAAAGATTCACCTCCCTCGAAAATGGTAAACGCAGCCGACGAGATGGATGTTAGCGGTGATCATGTGCTATCCTCGAGCAGAACCGTCGCCGGCCACCAGCAGCGTGTCAAACCGGCAAAGATCCTGACCGGCACTGCCACCGGCCAGTCCCGAACGGCCAAAGTGACCGTGCGAGCGAACCGTGTCGGCATTAACAGGCTAAAGCCCAAACTAGCCAGCACACTGACCAGCACCGGCGTGGTCGGCACGTCCGTCCCGGGCGAAACGAAACGCAAATCGGCCTCCCCGCAGCCACAAGCCAAGGGCACCGCCGGTTCGTCCATCATTGGCGTGGTGCACAATACGGGCAGCTCGTCGCCAACACCGTCCGGCGTTTCAGTAGGCACAAGCGGCGGCGAATCGGTCCACACGCAGGACCTTGACGCGGAAACGATCGACCAGTCGGATGCGGGCGATGATGACGATCTGGACGACGAGTGTAACGGGGAGGATGACGATCTCGACGACGAGATCGCGATCAGCGGCGACGAGGTGCTGGACGACTCGCTCACCGACTCGGAGGATAACTATCGGTCGTATTTGGCCGCGGCCTACCAGAAGCCAAAGTCTCACTCGGGCTCGCCGTCGCCGTCGCTCGGCAACAGAGCGCCGGCCGTTACGTCGATTGGCAGTGTCGTGGGCGGGTACGCCCCGGCCGGTCCGCTCGCACCGAGCCTGTTTCCCTACGTCCCCCCCTACCTGACGTTTGCGACGCACGAGGAGAAGGGCCCGCCGATGCCGCCCGCAATTCACAAGGTGTTGAAGTGGAAGCTGACGCTCATCACGCCGATCGTCGTGCGCAAGGTGCTGCTAAACAGTGGCTTTAGGTTGTTGAAAA AAACGAACGACTGGATCGGCATATGGGGCCGGCACATGAAGAGCACGCTGTTCAAGACGCTGCGACCGTACCAGAAGTTTAACCACCTGCCCGGCAGCTTCCAGATCGGGCGGAAGGACCGGGTGTGGCGCAACCTGCAGACGCAGATGAACCGCCACGGCAAGAAGGAGTTCGGTTTCATGCCCCGCACCTACATCATACCTCAGGACTTGAAGATGCTGCGTCAGATGTGGCCCCGGTACAACCAGCGCAACTGCAAGTGGATCATCAAGCCGCCGGCGTCGGCCCGCGGCACCGGCATCAAGGTGGTGAACCGCTGGTCGCAAATACCGAAGCGGAAGCCGCTGATCGTGCAGCGGTACATCGAGCGGCCGCTGCTGATCAACGGCAGCAAGTTCGACCTGCGCCTGTACGTGCTGGTCACGTCGATGAACCCGCTGCGGGTGTACATGCACACGGACGGGTTGGCCCGATTCGCGTCGGTCAAGTACAGCGAGAAGTCGGAAACGCTCAGCGACCGGTACATGCATTTAACGAACTACAGTATTAATAAGCTGTCGAACAACTACGCCCAGAACGAGGATGCGGACGCGTGCCAGGGCCACAAGTGGACGATCAAGTCGCTGTGGTCGTACTTTGCCGAGCAGGGCATCAATGTGGATCGGCTGTGGGGGGCGCTGCGCAATCTCGTCCTGCGCACGGTGCTGGCCGGCGAGGGCTCGATACACGCGATGTCGAAGGTGAACGTGGGCAGCAAGTACAACTGCTACGAGCTGTTCGGCATCGATGTGCTGCTCGACTCGGAGCTGGTGCCGTGGCTGCTCGAGGTGAACATTTCCCCCTCGCTGCATTCGGCATCGTCGCTGGATCTGTGTGTGAAGGGGCCGCTGGTGAAGGCGCTGCTTAACACGGTGATGTATCAG GTTCCCCCAAGAATACCGATGGCAGAGCAGAAAGAGATACTGAAGGAGCAGGGACTGGAGGGACCGCTCTGCTTCGACAAGCGCATCTACACGACGGGATTGTCTAAGACCGAAAGACTGAAACACACCCAATTCATCCAGAAGGACATGGCGCGGGAAGAT TATCTCAACACAATACTGGAAGAGCTGACGCCCGACGATGTGCGTTGCCTGCTGCTGACGGAGGACGAGCTGGCGCGCAGTGCTCCGCTGGAGCGAATCCTGCCGGCCCCGAACAGCTACCGGTACATTGGGTTTACCGAGAATCCTCGGTACTACAACCGGCTGCTCGACGCCTGGGAGCACCGGTACGGCCATAACCGGTCGGAGGGTATCGCACTGCTGCAGTCACTCTGTGAGCGAAAGGTACACCTGCAGGTACCGCCCAGCACGCTAAAGAAG GACTGCAACAATAAACCACAAACGGATAGTACAAACAGTGAGAACGGCTCGCAGGACAGTGGCATCCACACGGAGCAGACCAGCCTGTCCGAACTGCCGTCCCAGGAGTCGTCCTCCATGTACCAGTCGCAGGAATCGATCGACCAGCTGCCGGAGGATACGCCTCGCCGCAAGCCGATCCCGACGGCCGCGGTGACGACCACCACCCCCAACGGTACAGCCGAACCGCCGGCGACCGCGACCGACGAACCGCCATCATCGCTCGTCGTCACCGCGCAGCCCATTGTAATCCGTGCCATTTATCCACCGGGTAGCAACAATCTGCTCAGCACCCAGACGATAGAGGTTCCGGTCGCGGTCCTGGCACCGGCCGCCGAACCGACCGGTGCATCGCGCGACCCGGCACCGACGATCGAGGGTGACAACGGTGACGACGGCATTCGGTTGGGTGACAAAATTAAGCAAATCCTAGACGACGCGTTGCTGCTGAAGCAACAAGAGTGTGGCGGCGATACAGAAAACACGATCATCGTACAGGAATAG
- the LOC120903633 gene encoding uncharacterized protein LOC120903633 isoform X2 translates to MESNKQSKALSTLSSCHGFDSITTKFATIMDFKQNGSPTASAAASSSQQQQPLVGGVLYGSDARNGSSNVRLQSLKQNQLTGPNPSSTAGPPLRRRCRSESLPMAPLLYGSADQQQSRSKKSTLQGHGHHPAHLSSQHRQKFAPGHDHHPAGGPGGLYIESFALQQQPHPGNRKVPLPLATHELLPTIATSASNAIGSNGQQQQAKENVAQNHLYGAGVNAKDVYMSELDGLRKDRRNGGYYVPNELQLESRFARNLEANFATRATILERSSGRKLRARSESEPQEFMYHSAHRNSAGGGSSLLAGQRTAGHHHHHHLHHLRHSRDNTLKRTRDTISPTLEADESYAMLTGEEDTALGSEASLSSSAVITCVPVHCPKDSPPSKMVNAADEMDVSGDHVLSSSRTVAGHQQRVKPAKILTGTATGQSRTAKVTVRANRVGINRLKPKLASTLTSTGVVGTSVPGETKRKSASPQPQAKGTAGSSIIGVVHNTGSSSPTPSGVSVGTSGGESVHTQDLDAETIDQSDAGDDDDLDDECNGEDDDLDDEIAISGDEVLDDSLTDSEDNYRSYLAAAYQKPKSHSGSPSPSLGNRAPAVTSIGSVVGGYAPAGPLAPSLFPYVPPYLTFATHEEKGPPMPPAIHKVLKWKLTLITPIVVRKVLLNSGFRLLKKTNDWIGIWGRHMKSTLFKTLRPYQKFNHLPGSFQIGRKDRVWRNLQTQMNRHGKKEFGFMPRTYIIPQDLKMLRQMWPRYNQRNCKWIIKPPASARGTGIKVVNRWSQIPKRKPLIVQRYIERPLLINGSKFDLRLYVLVTSMNPLRVYMHTDGLARFASVKYSEKSETLSDRYMHLTNYSINKLSNNYAQNEDADACQGHKWTIKSLWSYFAEQGINVDRLWGALRNLVLRTVLAGEGSIHAMSKVNVGSKYNCYELFGIDVLLDSELVPWLLEVNISPSLHSASSLDLCVKGPLVKALLNTVMYQVPPRIPMAEQKEILKEQGLEGPLCFDKRIYTTGLSKTERLKHTQFIQKDMAREDYLNTILEELTPDDVRCLLLTEDELARSAPLERILPAPNSYRYIGFTENPRYYNRLLDAWEHRYGHNRSEGIALLQSLCERKVHLQVPPSTLKKDCNNKPQTDSTNSENGSQDSGIHTEQTSLSELPSQESSSMYQSQESIDQLPEDTPRRKPIPTAAVTTTTPNGTAEPPATATDEPPSSLVVTAQPIVIRAIYPPGSNNLLSTQTIEVPVAVLAPAAEPTGASRDPAPTIEGDNGDDGIRLGDKIKQILDDALLLKQQECGGDTENTIIVQE, encoded by the exons atggagagcaATAAGCAAAGCAAGGCCCTAAGCACGCTATCATCGTGTCATGGGTTTGATTCC ATAACAACTAAATTTGCCACCATAATGGACTTCAAACAGAACGGGTCGCCAacggcatcagcagcagcaagttcctcccaacagcaacaaccgcTCGTCGGTGGCGTTCTGTACGGTAGCGATGCGCGCAACGGAAGCTCCAACGTGCGTTTGCAATCCCTAAAGCAAAACCAGCTCACGGGGCCGAACCCTTCCTCGACCGCCGGTCCACCGCTGCGCCGAAGATGTCGCAGCGAAAGTCTTCCAATGGCACCGCTCCTGTACGGCTCGGCGGACCAGCAGCAAAGCCGCTCGAAAAAGAGCACCCTCCAAGGTCACGGCCACCATCCTGCGCATCTCAGTAGCCAACATAGGCAAAAGTTCGCCCCAGGGCACGATCATCATCCTGCCGGCGGACCGGGCGGCCTGTACATCGAATCGTTCGccctgcagcagcaaccacaccCGGGCAACCGGAAAGTTCCACTGCCACTAGCGACCCACGAACTGCTGCCCACGATCGCAACGAGCGCTTCCAATGCCATCGGCAgcaacgggcagcagcagcaggcgaagGAAAACGTCGCACAAAACCATCTGTACGGGGCGGGCGTGAACGCGAAGGATGTGTACATGAGCGAGCTGGACGGGCTGCGGAAGGATCGGCGCAACGGGGGCTACTACGTGCCAAACGAGCTGCAGCTCGAGTCGCGCTTCGCGCGCAACCTCGAGGCCAACTTTGCCACGCGCGCCACCATACTGGAGCGCAGCAGCGGGCGGAAGCTGCGCGCCCGGAGCGAATCGGAACCGCAGGAGTTTATGTACCACAGTGCCCACAGGAACAGtgccggcggcggcagcagtttGCTCGCGGGCCAGCGCACGGccggccaccaccatcaccatcaccttcATCACCTTCGACACAGTAGAGAT aACACACTGAAACGAACGCGTGACACCATCTCGCCGACACTCGAAGCGGACGAATCGTACGCCATGCTAACAGGCGAGGAGGACACGGCCCTCGGTAGCGAAGCGTCTTTATCGTCCTCAGCAGTCATCACGTGCGTACCGGTGCACTGTCCGAAAGATTCACCTCCCTCGAAAATGGTAAACGCAGCCGACGAGATGGATGTTAGCGGTGATCATGTGCTATCCTCGAGCAGAACCGTCGCCGGCCACCAGCAGCGTGTCAAACCGGCAAAGATCCTGACCGGCACTGCCACCGGCCAGTCCCGAACGGCCAAAGTGACCGTGCGAGCGAACCGTGTCGGCATTAACAGGCTAAAGCCCAAACTAGCCAGCACACTGACCAGCACCGGCGTGGTCGGCACGTCCGTCCCGGGCGAAACGAAACGCAAATCGGCCTCCCCGCAGCCACAAGCCAAGGGCACCGCCGGTTCGTCCATCATTGGCGTGGTGCACAATACGGGCAGCTCGTCGCCAACACCGTCCGGCGTTTCAGTAGGCACAAGCGGCGGCGAATCGGTCCACACGCAGGACCTTGACGCGGAAACGATCGACCAGTCGGATGCGGGCGATGATGACGATCTGGACGACGAGTGTAACGGGGAGGATGACGATCTCGACGACGAGATCGCGATCAGCGGCGACGAGGTGCTGGACGACTCGCTCACCGACTCGGAGGATAACTATCGGTCGTATTTGGCCGCGGCCTACCAGAAGCCAAAGTCTCACTCGGGCTCGCCGTCGCCGTCGCTCGGCAACAGAGCGCCGGCCGTTACGTCGATTGGCAGTGTCGTGGGCGGGTACGCCCCGGCCGGTCCGCTCGCACCGAGCCTGTTTCCCTACGTCCCCCCCTACCTGACGTTTGCGACGCACGAGGAGAAGGGCCCGCCGATGCCGCCCGCAATTCACAAGGTGTTGAAGTGGAAGCTGACGCTCATCACGCCGATCGTCGTGCGCAAGGTGCTGCTAAACAGTGGCTTTAGGTTGTTGAAAA AAACGAACGACTGGATCGGCATATGGGGCCGGCACATGAAGAGCACGCTGTTCAAGACGCTGCGACCGTACCAGAAGTTTAACCACCTGCCCGGCAGCTTCCAGATCGGGCGGAAGGACCGGGTGTGGCGCAACCTGCAGACGCAGATGAACCGCCACGGCAAGAAGGAGTTCGGTTTCATGCCCCGCACCTACATCATACCTCAGGACTTGAAGATGCTGCGTCAGATGTGGCCCCGGTACAACCAGCGCAACTGCAAGTGGATCATCAAGCCGCCGGCGTCGGCCCGCGGCACCGGCATCAAGGTGGTGAACCGCTGGTCGCAAATACCGAAGCGGAAGCCGCTGATCGTGCAGCGGTACATCGAGCGGCCGCTGCTGATCAACGGCAGCAAGTTCGACCTGCGCCTGTACGTGCTGGTCACGTCGATGAACCCGCTGCGGGTGTACATGCACACGGACGGGTTGGCCCGATTCGCGTCGGTCAAGTACAGCGAGAAGTCGGAAACGCTCAGCGACCGGTACATGCATTTAACGAACTACAGTATTAATAAGCTGTCGAACAACTACGCCCAGAACGAGGATGCGGACGCGTGCCAGGGCCACAAGTGGACGATCAAGTCGCTGTGGTCGTACTTTGCCGAGCAGGGCATCAATGTGGATCGGCTGTGGGGGGCGCTGCGCAATCTCGTCCTGCGCACGGTGCTGGCCGGCGAGGGCTCGATACACGCGATGTCGAAGGTGAACGTGGGCAGCAAGTACAACTGCTACGAGCTGTTCGGCATCGATGTGCTGCTCGACTCGGAGCTGGTGCCGTGGCTGCTCGAGGTGAACATTTCCCCCTCGCTGCATTCGGCATCGTCGCTGGATCTGTGTGTGAAGGGGCCGCTGGTGAAGGCGCTGCTTAACACGGTGATGTATCAG GTTCCCCCAAGAATACCGATGGCAGAGCAGAAAGAGATACTGAAGGAGCAGGGACTGGAGGGACCGCTCTGCTTCGACAAGCGCATCTACACGACGGGATTGTCTAAGACCGAAAGACTGAAACACACCCAATTCATCCAGAAGGACATGGCGCGGGAAGAT TATCTCAACACAATACTGGAAGAGCTGACGCCCGACGATGTGCGTTGCCTGCTGCTGACGGAGGACGAGCTGGCGCGCAGTGCTCCGCTGGAGCGAATCCTGCCGGCCCCGAACAGCTACCGGTACATTGGGTTTACCGAGAATCCTCGGTACTACAACCGGCTGCTCGACGCCTGGGAGCACCGGTACGGCCATAACCGGTCGGAGGGTATCGCACTGCTGCAGTCACTCTGTGAGCGAAAGGTACACCTGCAGGTACCGCCCAGCACGCTAAAGAAG GACTGCAACAATAAACCACAAACGGATAGTACAAACAGTGAGAACGGCTCGCAGGACAGTGGCATCCACACGGAGCAGACCAGCCTGTCCGAACTGCCGTCCCAGGAGTCGTCCTCCATGTACCAGTCGCAGGAATCGATCGACCAGCTGCCGGAGGATACGCCTCGCCGCAAGCCGATCCCGACGGCCGCGGTGACGACCACCACCCCCAACGGTACAGCCGAACCGCCGGCGACCGCGACCGACGAACCGCCATCATCGCTCGTCGTCACCGCGCAGCCCATTGTAATCCGTGCCATTTATCCACCGGGTAGCAACAATCTGCTCAGCACCCAGACGATAGAGGTTCCGGTCGCGGTCCTGGCACCGGCCGCCGAACCGACCGGTGCATCGCGCGACCCGGCACCGACGATCGAGGGTGACAACGGTGACGACGGCATTCGGTTGGGTGACAAAATTAAGCAAATCCTAGACGACGCGTTGCTGCTGAAGCAACAAGAGTGTGGCGGCGATACAGAAAACACGATCATCGTACAGGAATAG